The following proteins are co-located in the Echinicola sp. 20G genome:
- a CDS encoding nickel-binding protein, protein MDFHQFEHLSIEDVKTAHIADVAIQDAYGVKYHQFWVNEKAGTVFCLVEGPDKETCELVHQMAHGAVPCALTEVEVGFYDLVMGKGHVG, encoded by the coding sequence ATGGATTTTCATCAATTTGAACACCTATCCATAGAGGATGTAAAAACTGCCCATATTGCCGACGTTGCGATTCAAGATGCGTACGGAGTCAAGTATCATCAGTTTTGGGTGAATGAAAAGGCCGGAACAGTTTTTTGCCTAGTGGAGGGTCCAGATAAGGAAACTTGTGAGCTCGTTCATCAAATGGCTCATGGTGCGGTTCCATGTGCCCTTACTGAAGTGGAAGTGGGTTTTTATGATTTGGTGATGGGGAAGGGGCATGTAGGGTGA
- a CDS encoding RagB/SusD family nutrient uptake outer membrane protein — protein MKKTAIYLLACLAFATGCNDEFLDTFPETQINDDTFWKSASDLQVYNNQLYASYFATKGFRGGFNAGILTDDNLSDNSFVQSPEDVRLGINTANTPGREDWDWDLIRDINQMLENSAASDIEEAAKNPYIAEARLLRALEYYDKLKLYGKLPIVDHVLTDTDPLLYEAQSSRDEVMAFIKSDLDFAVQWMANTAESNRFTKDIANAYRARIMLHEGTFRKYHGLGNEQVYLQAAAESAEALMNSGNYSIDVNGDYNALFANMNLAGNDEIVFYRDYDDALQIYHNASNVLTHTEGTEFGGTKSLINDYLCVDGLSIEESPLYQGDATIEDEFANRDKRLAGTFAQPETYFVDGQLYLNSDPIGLSSNESSPSGYQVAKFYNEEQDRTAPWDRAYMDAPLIRYAEMLLIYAEAKAELGSITQADVDMTINLLRAKAGVADLVLNQGSIIADIRRERRVELAFEGFRYDDLIRWKEGAKLTEPVLGIRFNATDIANYDAYEVGSDVKLNNEGYIISDQTYLFDESKNYYFPVPVNQLSLNPNLEQTNGWE, from the coding sequence ATGAAAAAAACAGCAATATATCTATTGGCCTGTCTTGCATTTGCGACAGGGTGTAATGACGAATTTTTAGATACTTTTCCGGAAACACAGATCAATGATGATACTTTCTGGAAAAGTGCCTCAGACCTTCAGGTCTATAATAACCAGCTTTATGCATCCTATTTTGCTACTAAAGGCTTTAGAGGAGGATTCAATGCGGGGATACTAACTGATGATAATTTAAGTGATAATTCCTTTGTTCAGTCTCCAGAGGATGTTCGTTTGGGGATTAATACAGCCAACACGCCTGGTCGTGAAGACTGGGACTGGGATCTGATAAGGGATATCAATCAGATGTTGGAAAATAGCGCTGCGTCAGATATTGAGGAAGCTGCTAAAAATCCTTATATAGCAGAGGCTAGATTGCTGAGAGCATTAGAGTATTATGACAAGTTAAAGTTATATGGAAAACTTCCAATAGTGGACCATGTACTTACAGATACTGACCCGTTGTTATATGAGGCACAGTCCAGCCGTGACGAAGTGATGGCTTTCATCAAGTCAGATTTGGACTTTGCCGTACAATGGATGGCAAACACAGCAGAAAGCAACCGCTTTACCAAAGACATTGCCAATGCCTACAGGGCACGAATCATGCTCCATGAAGGGACTTTCAGAAAGTATCATGGACTTGGAAATGAGCAAGTCTATTTGCAAGCTGCAGCTGAGTCTGCTGAAGCATTGATGAATTCGGGTAATTATAGCATTGATGTAAATGGTGATTATAATGCTTTGTTTGCCAATATGAATTTGGCAGGAAATGACGAAATCGTCTTTTACAGAGATTATGATGATGCTTTGCAGATCTATCACAATGCCTCAAATGTACTGACCCATACTGAGGGTACTGAATTTGGAGGTACAAAGAGCTTGATCAATGATTACCTGTGTGTGGATGGTCTATCGATTGAAGAGAGTCCTTTATACCAAGGTGACGCTACTATTGAAGATGAATTTGCCAATAGAGATAAGCGTTTGGCAGGTACTTTTGCGCAGCCAGAGACCTATTTCGTTGATGGTCAACTATACCTAAACTCTGATCCAATTGGTTTGAGCTCCAATGAATCTTCTCCTTCAGGTTACCAAGTGGCCAAATTCTATAATGAGGAGCAGGATAGAACAGCTCCTTGGGATAGAGCCTATATGGATGCGCCACTTATCCGCTATGCTGAGATGCTGTTGATCTATGCCGAAGCTAAGGCGGAATTGGGAAGTATTACCCAAGCTGATGTTGATATGACGATCAATCTGCTGAGAGCCAAAGCAGGAGTGGCTGATTTGGTATTAAACCAAGGAAGTATTATTGCGGATATAAGAAGAGAACGTAGAGTAGAATTGGCTTTTGAGGGCTTCCGTTATGACGATTTGATACGATGGAAAGAAGGAGCGAAACTTACTGAGCCTGTTTTGGGCATTAGGTTCAATGCGACGGATATTGCCAATTATGATGCTTATGAAGTTGGTTCAGATGTTAAGTTAAATAATGAAGGTTATATCATTTCCGATCAGACTTATCTGTTTGATGAGAGTAAGAACTATTATTTCCCAGTACCAGTGAATCAACTTTCACTGAATCCAAACTTGGAGCAAACTAACGGATGGGAATAA
- a CDS encoding BBE domain-containing protein yields the protein MKASYRQNYEKLSSIKAKYDPDNFFHVNQNILPKQKS from the coding sequence GTGAAGGCTTCTTATCGCCAAAACTATGAAAAGTTGTCATCCATTAAGGCAAAATATGATCCTGATAACTTCTTTCATGTGAATCAGAACATTTTACCAAAGCAGAAGAGTTGA